The genome window GGGTTTTGCTTATTTGGTATGATGCTTCAAAAAGCAATTCCCCTTCTTGGAAACACAAAGGAATACCTTGCACTTCCTGCACATCACGTATGTTTTGCTCTTGCAGTCGGATCTGCGACACCTTGATGCATGTTTTTCATCCACCATCTCTGGAAGATGGATGGCGCCGTAGTGTCTCAGAGCTGCATTTGGCTGCGGTTTCCACTTTTGACGTGGGGGAGTGTAGTCATCTTCCCTGTCACTTGCAATTCCTGCTTTGGCCCGAGTTATCAAGTCTTCACCAAAGAGAAGTTTGAAGTCAAGGAACTTCAGCGGTTTCTTCCCCAGAAACTGGAAGTCACTCCTATACTGAAGCCAGGAGTTGGTGATTGCCAGGTCAAAAAAGTGGAAAACTGCACGCACTGTCCATTTCCGAGTGCGAGAGGCCATCCTGTAGAAACTCAACATTCGGTCAACCAAGTCCACACCACCCATGTTGGTGTTGTACTCAGCAATTGCCAGTGGCCTTGACACCTGACAACAAACCTTTTGTCTTTCTTGGAccatcttttgtgtgtgtcctgaggTTCAATGCCATAGGCAGAGGATGCCATGGCAACTGGCTTGTTGTCCAACCACTTTATGACAGCAACTTCAGGGGGGCTTCGTCGGACTACCATCTCTGATGcccctcttcctttctttttgAGGGATTTATCCTCTATGATGTTGCACTCCTTTGGCACCCTGTTTTTCATGAGGGTTCCAGTCCCTGTCAGCCCTTTTGCCATCAGGGTGTTGAGGAGGTTGATCGTTGTGAAGTACCTGTCAAAGAACAGGTGGGTTCCTCGGGGAACAGACTCTACCAAATGAAGAACAGTTTGCTCCCCAATACCCTTCCCTTCTGTAACTCTGAAGGTAGTCTTGCCTTGGTAGACCACAAAGTCTAAGACCAGACTGGTTGGTGCGGCCAAGACAAACACCTTCAATCCAGTTGGGTGTGGTTTGCCCGGTACATACTGGCGCACTGGGCATCGACCCGTAAATGGAATCATTTGCTCGTCAATGCACAACTTTCCTGTTCTAGGCAGACTCAGACATCCTTGCCTTACTTTGGTCAAGAGGGGCCTGATTCTCCACAAGAGATCATTTGTTTTTTCATCTTCTGAAACATCAAGGTCGTTGACAATCTTAATGGAATTTCTAAGCTTGTAAAACCGATTTCTGGCCATGGATTCTGCCAGAATTTGAACTCTGGTATTTGAGGCCCAATACATTTGAATGTTTGGATATCCTAGACAGGCCATGTGAATAGAATTTCCAAAGAATGTCTTCAGtttgtggcagacgccagggaggggTGGTGATTGAGGGGAGGTATGTGGCAgcatgctggctccacccccaagctttACAGGGACTGCCTCCCTTAACGATGCAAGCCTGAGGTGCATTAGGCAGGAGTGCTTGGGGATAAAAGGGAGCATGCAACCACATGGAGGGGAGCCTACTATGGAGTGCCTCTGCGTGAGCCTCTGCGAACTGTGTGTGGCCAAAGAGTGCAGGAAACCTGAACATTGACAGATTATTTGTGTATCGACCGCTTTGTGTGAGAACCCTCCCGGTGACGACCCCTGGACTACGGACTACGGACTACGGACTCTGGATTACCCTTTTCCCCACCCTGGTGACATTTATTCGTCTCTTTTGAATAAACCACCTTATTGAACtgctttcggtgtgtgtgtgtatcatttgacttggtggcgtggaaagcccacacccactggcccgctacacgTGGTGGAGAATGCGTGCTTGTAGCCAAAACCAAGTCAAATAGATAGACCAACACAGAGACAACAATGGAAGCGTTGATGAAACAGCTAGTGGAAGTGAGCATGGCGCATCAGGCTACGACCCGGGAGCTGGTGGGAGCGCTAGCAGCCGGACATGGCGGCGTGGCTGCAGGCGCTACAGCCCGTCCTGCCCCCAGCAGGTTTCTTTTAAAGCAGACAGAGACTGATGATATAGAGGCATACCTCAATACCTTTGAGAGGACGGCGGTTCGGGAGAATTGGGATCCAGCACAATGGGCCAGCCTACTCGCACCGTTCCTGTCGGGCACAGCACAGAAGGCGTATCAGGACCTGACGGACGATCAGGCGTCTAACTACGAAGGGCTGAAGAAGGAAATACTACGCCGGTATGGATACACGTTGATAAGTAGGTCACAGAGGTTTCATGATTGGACTTATGATGCAACGGCGTCGCCGCGCTCACAAATGCACGATCTAATTAGGTTGGCCAAAGGCTGGCTGACGGCTGCCCCACTGACGCTTATGGCCACAGAGAAGGTGGTCATGGACAAATTCTTGCGTTCCCTCCCATACGAGGCAAAAAAGTTAGCCAGCCAAGCTAACCCGCAGAGCGCAGATCAgttggtggagttggtggaagGTCACCAGGCGGCTGTGGAAGTCCTACGTAGTGGACGTCCACTGAGGGGGGAACCCAACCCTCGCCCAAAGGAGCAGGAGCGGGAGCGGATCAGGACGGAGGACCACGGCAGGATCCCGGCCAGGGAGACGCCAAGAGCCAGCCCCCCGAGACGTCGGCCCTTCCTGAACCCAGACAGCAGAAAGTGCTACGAGTGTGGCGAGCCGGGACACATCTCATGGACCTGTCCGAGTCGTGATGTCTCGATGCCGTCGGCATCAGCTGGTGAGTTAACAACCGGGCGTCCCTGCAGATTGCTGACGGTTTGCTGGGGGGAGGAAAGTGGTCCGTCCCCAGTCACTCCGGTGAAGGCCAACGGAAGGGACACGACAGCTATGTTGGATTCCGGGAGTATGGTGACCCTGATCCGACCGGACTTCGCCCGGTCCCCGAGCTTGAGGGACACTGTGGCAGTTACATGCATACACGGGGAGACTAAGAACTACCCCACTACCCTCCTTCACCTACAGACCACAAAGGGGCAATACACAGGACCAGTGGGAGTCGTCCCAAACCTGCCAGTGCCGGTTCTTATTGGGAGGGACTCCCCACTGTTCAGCCAACTGTGGGCCAGTTTGAccggagaggggagagagcgggggaaCCTAAAGGAAAGAGGACACCGGAGAAGGGCGAGGGCCGATAAGAGGGAGGTCCGGATGTGTGGCCTACACGAGGTGGACCCACAGGGGTCAACTGAACCTCTATCGGGAAGTGACGCAGGGGACACAGGACAGGAGGCAGGGGAGGCGAGTATGGACAATCTGTTCCCGATGGACCATGAGGCAACGCCAGAGCCTGCCTCATTATCGGGACGGTTCGGAACAGCCCAACTGGAGGATCCCAACCTGACGAGTGCTCTCCAGCAGGTGACCGTGGTGGACGGGAAGGCCATCGAGGGGGTAGGTCTGATCACATACCCTCATTTTGCCATCAAGAACAAGTTGTTGTATCAGGTCGTAAAGAGGAATGATGAATGTGtggagttgttgttggtgcCCCGTCCCTTTGTTCAATCAGTCCTGCAGCTGGCACACTCCCACCTTCTTGGGGCTCATCTAGGGGTGGAGAAGACCCTGGACCGGATCAAGGCAAGATTCCACTGGCCGGGGGTAAAGAGGGCAGTGGAGGATTACTGCCGCAGTTGCCCGGAGTGCCAACAGGTGGCACCAAAACCACATTTCCGTGGCCCATTAATTCCACTACCCATTATTTCAGTTCCTTTCAGCAGGATTGCCATGGACCTGGTGGGACCACTACCCAAGAGCAGCCGGGGGCACCAGTACATCCTGGTGATACTGGATTATGCCACTAGGTACCCCGAAGCCATTCCACTGCGCACCATGGCCTCAAAAGGAATTGCACGTGAGTTGGTCCTGATGTTCTCCCGGGTGGGCATTCCCGAGGAGATCTTGACAGACCAGGGAACCCCGTTCATGTCACGAATCATGAAAGACCTCTGCAAATTAATGCAAATAAAACAGTTGCGCACCTCAGTATATCACCCGCAGACCGATGGACTAGTGGAAAGGTTCAACCGGACCCTGAAGCAGATGTTAagaaggtgatggaggcggacGGACGGAATTGGGACCAGCTGCTTCCCTATCTCATGTTCTCGATCAGAGAAGTGCCCCAATCGTCGACCGGCCACTCTCCATTTGAACTCCTCTATGGGAGACGACCCCGGGGGCTGCTGGACATAGCGAAGGAAGCCTGGGAACAGCAACCGTCGCCCCATCAAACCATGGTGGAACACGTGGGAGACATGAGGGACCGGATGGCCACCCTGTGGCCCCTGGTGCGGGAACACATGCAGGAGGCCCAGGTTGCCCAAGCACGGGTCTACAACAGAGGGGCCCAACAGCGAGACTTCCAGCCCGGAGATAAAGTACTGGTACTTGTCCCCACAACAGAGTGTACGTTTCTGGCCCGGTGGAACGGGCCATACGAAGTACTTGAAAAGGTAGGGGAGGTGAATTATAGAGTCCGACAGCCGGGACGAAGGAGGCCGACTCAAATTGACCATGTAAACCTGTTGAAGAAATGGAATGGATGTACTCTGCTCTATTCCTCCAAAGGCTACCAGTGAGACCGGGCCTGCCAAGGTGCCCCTAGGGGAACAGCTGAGCCCAGCACAGAGGCAGGAGCTCATGGAGTTGGTCGACCAGAACCAGGATGTGTTCTCCAGTGAACCGGGCCACACCAATCTGGTACAGCACCACATCATCACATCAGCCCGGGAAAAAGGTGAAATTGAGACCCTACCGCATACCGGAGGCCAGGAGAGAGGCCGTCAGGACCGAGGTAAAGACTATGTTGGAAGCGGGAGTCATTGAGGTCTCAAACAGTGAGTGGTGCAGCCCCATAGTGTTGGTGCCGAAACCGGATGGCACCATCCGCTTCTGCAACGACTTTAGGAAGCTAAATGAGATATCTAAAtttgacgcctaccccatgccccgaATAGATGAACTCATAGAACGGCTAGGGACCGCCCGGTATATCAGCACGCTCGACCTGACAAAGGGTTATTGGCAGGTACCCTTAGCTCCCGAGGCGCGGGAGAAAACCGCTTTTGCCACTCCTGACGGGCTGTTCCACTACAGGAAGCTACCCTTCGGATTGCAcggggccccgcccaccttcCAGAGGTTGATGGACCGGGTACTCCGTCCCCATCGGGGGTACGCGGCCGCCTATATTGACAATATAGTCATCCATGGGAGTGAGTGGGACACTCATGTGAAGCAGGTGAGCGCAGTGTTGCAGGCCTTACGGGAGGCGGGGCTAACGGCTAACCCAAACAAGTGCCAGCTCGGTCTGCAGGAGGCGGAGTACCTGGGCTACACCATTGGGAGGGGATGTGTGAAACCCCAGAGGAAGAAGGTGGAGGCGATACAGGACTGGCCACGGCCCCTGACCAAGAAACAGGTTATTCCCCACTTTGCATCCGTAGCCAGCCCTCTGACAGATGTGACCAGGGACCGGCTGCCCGCCCAAGTCACATGGACCGAGGAGACGGAGAAAGCCTTTCAGGACCTAAAGACCGCACTGTGTTCAGGACCCGTGCTGGTAACCCCGGACTTCAACAAGCCAATGGTGGTGCAGACGGATGCGTCGGAAACAGGGGTGGGGGCAGTGTTGTCACAACTGCATGAAGGTGAGGAACACCCGATTTATTTATATCAGCCGGAAGTTGTTGCCGAGGGAACAAAAATACTccacggtggagaaggagtgTCTTGCCATCAAGTGGGCCCTGGAAACCCTGAAGTACTACCTGTTGGGGCGCCACTTCACCCTGGTCACAGATCATGCACCACTGGTTTGGATGTCAAGGAATAAGGACAGTAACGCCAGGGTCACCCGCTGGTTCCTATCATTACAACCTTTTGCCTTCTCGGTTGTTCACAGGTCCGGGGCAGCCCATGGGAATGCGGATGCCCTATCCAGGAGGGATGCTCTGGGGAGCTggaccgcccctccctcccggtcggagctgagggggagggtgtgtggcagacgccagggaggggTGGTGATTGAGGGGAGGTATGTGGCAgcatgctggctccacccccaagctttACAGGGACTGCCTCCCTTAACGATGCAAGCCTGAGGTGCATTAGGCAGGAGTGCTTGGGGATAAAAGGGAGCATGCAACCAAATGGAGGGGAGCCTACTATGGAGTGCCTCTGCGTGAGCCTCTGCGAACTGTGTGTGGCCAAAGAGTGCAGGAAACCTGAACATTGACGGATTATTTGTGTATCGACCGCTTTGTGTGAGAACCCTCCCGGTGACGACCCCTGGACTACGGACTACGGACTACGGACTCTGGATTACCCTTTTCCCCACCCTGGTGACATTTATTCGTCTCTTTTGAATAAACCACCTTATTGAACtgctttcggtgtgtgtgtatcatttgacttggtggcgtggaaaccccacacccactggcccgctacaagTTCTTCAGGAGTGGTTTTTAGTGTTGCTCCAGACACAAGGACTTCACGCTGATTTGTGCACAGGGCCATTTCCTCAAACAGTGAGTCATCGATGTACTGCTTAAAATAATCCATTGGGGTCCAGTTTTGGCGTGTCATGGCATCATTGTTGTGAATAATGGGAGGATCATCACGTTGGAATTCGAATCTAAGGAAAGCCAATAAAGGGagaaaaacaaaattaaaatgactcaattgttagagaaaataaattataatttttttaaatacaaagtCAATCTGTACTTTGAATTCTTGCTCCACAGTGGACGCTGACTGGACATAGTGGTGGACTTTTCTGTTTGCCCTGCCTGAGTTTCATCCTCAGAGCTCTCTGAATCATCTTTCTCTGCTTCTGGCTCAAACACTGCATCCTGATCTTCTTCATCAGACAACTCAATATCTGAGTTTCCATCAACAATTCGAAGTAAAATTCTCTCTGCTTCTGAAAAAATGACTCCCtttcttttcatttgaaaaaaaacaaacaaaatggaagAAATAACTACAAATGTCCACTACAGAGGACATtttttaaacatgtaaatactATGCTGAAATACATCTAAAATAATTCAGAGAATGTTTTAATGTGTTCTTAAGAGACTTATATAAAATATGCAAACAACATTTCAAGTCAAAATTTGCTAAATAAAAAGTATCATCTTTTCCTTTTCCCATAAAATGTGCTTGGACTGATGGACGCCATTTTCCAGAATGAGGAAGTATTTGTACCAAAGCCCCACCCCCTCACATTTGGTATCATTGAAAAGCCCTAAATGTCCTCTGTAGATAGCAAAAGGAGTTAATGCAGTAGTATGCTATGGGTGGGAGATATTCAGGTTTACAAATGTCCACCACAGAGGACAAATTTGAACTACTGGTAGTCAGGAGGCTATAACAGCTTCAAATGAAATAGTCTGGTAGGACAAGGCTAGGACCATTACAGACCAGGCAGGTAATTGATTAAAGAACAACAGCCCTCCAGTCTTTCAGCCTGCAACGCATCCATCGCCACACGTCATTATAGTTTAGCTTGGACAGAATGTTTCTGTTAAATTTAGGGAATGCAGAGAAGTGTCTTCCCGGTTGCTGGTTGAAAACCTCAGTGTTCCTTAATACCTGAAGCACCattaaaatgttgttttttagatCTGCTGCATGGTGGATGCCACTAGGCCGGGATAGCTGCAGCTCTCCGTCTGTTGTATCCATCAGGGTTTTTAATAAACCAACAGACCTGCTGACCCTGTCAGCTGTTTTCTCTGCAAGGTTGGTGCCTTTATTCCTCAAAAACAATTTCAGGAAGTTGTTGAGGTGCTTGAGGTGCAGATCAAGAGGAACATTTTTCCCTTTCCCGCCGCTACTATTCCAGAATCGGTTCCAGGTTACATCATGTTTAACCCTAGTGGACATTGTTGCATTGACTTGTACAGTCAAGAGGAAAGTGCTGCAGGCATAATTAGTGTGCCCGTAAGCCTTGTAAATCAGTAGTGCCACCTTGTACAGCCTTATCAAGcgctccccatctccctctttcACTGCATCCAACATATCGAATAGCAGAAATCCAAAGCTAAGCCTGGCCTCAGTATGCTGTTTTTTGTGGTCAATCAGACCAGAGGAAGCCGGCTCAACAACTGGCATAGATGCCACCACAAAACTGTGGACTTTCTCTTCGTGGGTCTCTCTGGCTTTTCGATAAATGAAAACTTTCTTGCAACCTGGCTCACGACAAGGGAGCTTCTCCTTCTCAGTGCGTTGGGCTGTTGCCGCTTCAGTAACGCCAGCTGTCAGGTCAGCAATGTCTGTAGACATTAAAAACTTGTCAACGACCTCTGCCACAGAGTCATGGAGCCAGGTCCTCTTCTGTTCTGCAGAGCCTTGCTGGATGTGGTCTGGTACTAAGCCGTCTGGAGTAGCTGtgagaaaacaaaaaatatatatatgtaaaaattGTATTCATACATTGTACCTTATGCCAAGAAAAGGTCATGTTTGATTCCTTGATTTTAATCCTTTCAACACAATGTAGCAGATACAGACCTGTGACATCATCCAAATGAAAATGTTCCATTGCTGCCGCAAGGAAAAGTGCTGTCGTGTCAATCTGCACAAACTGTTTGTAAGCGTTGTACGCAGCATGTGGGCCTTTCTTCGCATTGCTGCACCTGTAAATCACATAGCAGTTATTTAAATGGCTGCATAAAACATCTGCTTGTGAAATTATATTCATAGTTCATAAATTcatgatggtgtgtgtttgttagtagTACCAATcagtgttgggcaagttacttcaaaagagtaatgcattatttattacttgttactgtcatttcaaagtaattagttacattGCAATATTACTGTCTTTGAATTGTACGGCATTACACGACTTTTACCAAAATAACAGGAAATATGGATTTGTTGTTCTCAATAGATCTTCCTGTGTTCAATGCAGCTCATTACACTGCAGGAGGTGATGTGGTATGGCATAATGACTGAGCTAGGCTTAAGGCTAACAAAAGTACAATATAATGGTCGCAGTTATGGTACAATACATGGCTCATGGTACAATACATTTCATAATAGAAATACTGTAACTTTAGGTATTCATATTGAAATCAATAGAGCTAGAGCCTACTAGGGaagacgaaaaaaaaaaaacacattgagcccccttttcTACTACAACcaggttgtagtcttttcgctctgttctagccctactgttgatatgGAGAACCAAGctaaaagactacaaccagcctCCCTGGACTCTGCTGCTGCCGTGATCTTCTCCTCTAGCAGTAAGAGGAAGTAAAACATTTGCGcagatttttttctcctctgtgAATCTCACAGTTAttgtataaaaacacacaagttAATTTCGGGTTTAAAACTTATTTCTGGGTTagtcgggttagggttagccaagTAAAATATTACCTTTTTTTGTTGGGATTAACGCGTTacttttgtaacgcgttactcccAACACTGGTACCAATGACCCACTTTTCCCTTAAATCCCCAATGGAAAGCAGCCGAATTCATGGTGGCTGTGCTTTCTTGGTAACATGCACACAGTTCATAAGTCCACGCCAACTTCATGGTTGGCGAAGATACTCTTTAGGGGAAGAAATgtagagagaaaataattatacaATAAGATACATACACAGTAATGAATGTCAATATGACATTAATCTGAAAACAAATGGTTTCTGATGTTTAGTGATTGATTACCTCAAGAGATTCATGTTGGCGTGGAGTGTGCCATGGTCTTTGGCAGATTCTTCACTAAAGAAGATCTGATGATATATCTGTAATGCATATCAAAAACATCATGTTTGAACCAGTCCTTAGAAAACATCATTACTTCTCTATGCCTTGGAAGGCAGTGTATTGTAATCATAAAAAAATCAACATTATGTGCTTTTTGTAAATAGAATTTGTGTATCAGGGTGCATGTAGTTAATGATTACAATACCGACCTCAAAGAGATTTCGAATTGCGTGCCAGTCTTCATATTTGACACAGAGGCCTTCCAGGcggtcctcctctgtctccccatcAGCAAACGCCAACTGGATATTCCGGGAATTCGCTCGGTGCAAGAAGCTACTTCCGTTCTACTTCCGCTCCCTCGATTGTGATGCTCAGTACTTCCGGCACGATGGCGATGTTTTTCACCAGATGTCAGCGCTACAAAGCAGTGCGGGGGGACTTGCCAGACCCAGATGTCCTGAAGGTCGACGAGGCATACCAGGACTTCATGGCAGACCTTGCACCATTAATCACCACGCTCTCCATAAGTCCTGGTGTCCCCCTCGTCAATTCCACTTTTGGGAGCGTTCAAGATGGAAGCCCTATTTCTTATCAGCACCCTGTGCCAGTGAGTAGGGTCATCATCCACCACCCAGAcgcaccctctccacccccactgCCATTACATGGTCACAGGCTGGACCCAAGCACATGTTCCTTTGTGTGCACTCACCAACAACAATGTAATGCAATGGCGCTTACCATCAATTTCGACATGGCAAGATCCATTGAGAGGGCCACAAGGGAACAGAGTGGTAGCGCAGAATGGCACAGCCTGAGGAAGATGAGGCTCACCTCCTCAAGGTTCCGGGAGGTGTGCCATGTCAGAGGTCACAGCTCTGCTGAGAACCTTGCCGAACGTATCCGCAAAGGTGGGGTTCAGACAGCTCTGATGAAGAGGGGGCTTGCACTGGAGCCAGTAGCTATTCAGGAGTATGCCCACATTAAAAACATCAGCTACTGGCCATCAGGATTTGTCATCCATCCAGATGCTCCCTGGCTCGGTTCTTCTCCAGATGGGGTCGTTTTTGATCCCACGGAGGCACCACCATTTgggctggtggaggtgaagTGTCCTAACGTGAAGAGCTACGTGGACTGCGGGTACCTGCGCATGCAGAATGGCGCCCTCCGTCTGAAGCCAAGCCACAGCTACTACTGGCAGGTGCAAGGCCAGCTGCTTATCACAGGGATGCAGTGGTGTGATTTTGTGGTTTTTGCAGAGGATGATGTTCTTGTGCAAAGAATTTATAAAGATGCTGAGGTTGCCAGGGTcataagggagaggggggattatttatttttctatcatttcttaatctgatcttttttaaatgaatgtttcaTTCAGAGACCATACCTTTCGAACTGATTGAAATGAGAGTGTAAAACTATGTGGATTGTTGATATAGGATCATTGAAAAAGTGTTGTTCAATCTTTCCTTATTAAATTCTACATATTCTAGTGTCATCTATGATGCATCTGGTTTTCATTTCAAGTCCTTTAAAACCCAAAGCTAATGTACATACAGTGGCAAACACAGTGAcagcaaatacaaaacacaaaattGGCCTGTCTCAGTTTAAAGCTCACCCACCGCGACAAGGTGCAGACCATTCGGGTGAGAACACGGGACAAGACATACGTGACAATACAAACAGACGTAACGCAGCACAACATAAAACATTTACTTCATTTACTAGTTGCC of Gadus macrocephalus chromosome 11, ASM3116895v1 contains these proteins:
- the LOC132468356 gene encoding uncharacterized protein LOC132468356; this encodes MNIISQADVLCSHLNNCYVIYRCSNAKKGPHAAYNAYKQFVQIDTTALFLAAAMEHFHLDDVTATPDGLVPDHIQQGSAEQKRTWLHDSVAEVVDKFLMSTDIADLTAGVTEAATAQRTEKEKLPCREPGCKKVFIYRKARETHEEKVHSFVVASMPVVEPASSGLIDHKKQHTEARLSFGFLLFDMLDAVKEGDGERLIRLYKVALLIYKAYGHTNYACSTFLLTVQVNATMSTRVKHDVTWNRFWNSSGGKGKNVPLDLHLKHLNNFLKLFLRNKGTNLAEKTADRVSRSVGLLKTLMDTTDGELQLSRPSGIHHAADLKNNILMVLQVLRNTEVFNQQPGRHFSAFPKFNRNILSKLNYNDVWRWMRCRLKDWRAVVL